Proteins encoded by one window of Kribbella flavida DSM 17836:
- the purE gene encoding 5-(carboxyamino)imidazole ribonucleotide mutase: protein MTVGIVMGSDSDWPVMKAAAEVCVEFGVPFEADVISAHRMPVEMIDYGRSAHERGLKVLIAGAGGAAHLPGMLAAVTPLPVIGVPVPLKYLDGMDSLLSIVQMPAGVPVATVSIGNARNAGLLAVRILAAHDPKLLEQMTTFQESLADLARAKGGTVRDGAEELRQD, encoded by the coding sequence ATGACCGTGGGCATCGTGATGGGGTCGGACTCCGACTGGCCGGTGATGAAGGCGGCGGCGGAGGTCTGCGTCGAGTTCGGCGTGCCGTTCGAGGCGGACGTGATCTCCGCGCACCGGATGCCGGTGGAGATGATCGACTACGGCCGGAGCGCGCACGAGCGCGGGCTCAAGGTGCTGATCGCCGGCGCCGGTGGGGCCGCGCACCTGCCGGGCATGCTGGCCGCGGTCACGCCGCTGCCGGTGATCGGGGTGCCGGTGCCGCTGAAGTACCTGGACGGGATGGACTCACTGCTGTCGATCGTGCAGATGCCGGCCGGCGTACCGGTGGCCACGGTGTCGATCGGCAACGCCCGCAATGCCGGCCTGCTCGCGGTCCGGATCCTCGCCGCGCACGACCCGAAGCTGCTCGAGCAGATGACCACTTTCCAGGAGTCGCTGGCCGACCTGGCCCGGGCCAAAGGCGGTACGGTGCGTGACGGCGCGGAAGAGCTGCGTCAAGACTGA
- a CDS encoding 5-(carboxyamino)imidazole ribonucleotide synthase, with protein sequence MIGGGQLARMTQEAAIALGIQLRVLAEGPTVSAAQAVADAPVGDYRDPATVRAFAAEADVVTFDHEHVPTELLRELEAAGVAVRPGPDALVHAQDKAVMRQRLDTIDAPSPAHQVVAGREDVADFAKRTGGFPIILKTTRGGYDGKGVWVVDGPDDPTVAQAFAAGVPILAEEKVDFVRELSAVVARSPHGQAVAYPIVESVQRDGICVEVTAPAPGLAPERAAQAQQTALRIAGELGVVGVLAVEMFEARDGRLLVNELAMRPHNTGHWSIEGAVTSQFENHLRAVLDLPLGSPAARAPYTVMVNVLGGDVADMHRGLLHCLARDPGLRVHFYGKSVKPGRKVGHVTAYGDDLEQVRERARHAAAYLTGTIDE encoded by the coding sequence ATGATCGGCGGCGGTCAGCTGGCCAGGATGACGCAGGAAGCCGCGATCGCGCTGGGCATCCAGCTCCGGGTACTCGCCGAGGGACCGACGGTGTCCGCGGCGCAGGCGGTCGCCGACGCGCCGGTGGGCGACTACCGCGACCCGGCGACGGTCCGGGCCTTCGCCGCCGAGGCCGACGTGGTCACCTTCGACCACGAGCACGTGCCCACCGAGCTGCTCCGCGAGCTGGAGGCCGCCGGCGTCGCCGTCCGGCCGGGCCCGGACGCGCTCGTGCACGCTCAGGACAAGGCGGTGATGCGGCAGCGGCTGGACACCATCGACGCGCCGTCGCCGGCCCACCAGGTGGTCGCCGGCCGGGAGGACGTCGCCGACTTCGCCAAGCGCACCGGCGGCTTCCCGATCATCCTGAAGACCACCCGCGGCGGGTACGACGGCAAGGGCGTCTGGGTGGTCGACGGTCCGGACGACCCCACGGTGGCCCAGGCCTTCGCCGCAGGCGTGCCGATCCTGGCCGAGGAGAAGGTCGACTTCGTCCGCGAGCTGTCCGCCGTGGTCGCGCGCAGCCCGCACGGCCAGGCGGTCGCCTATCCGATCGTCGAGTCGGTCCAGCGGGACGGCATCTGCGTCGAGGTGACCGCGCCCGCGCCCGGGCTCGCGCCGGAGCGGGCGGCGCAGGCCCAGCAGACCGCGCTGCGGATCGCCGGCGAGCTGGGCGTGGTCGGAGTTCTGGCCGTCGAGATGTTCGAGGCCCGGGACGGCCGGCTGCTGGTCAACGAGCTGGCGATGCGGCCGCACAACACCGGCCACTGGTCGATCGAGGGTGCCGTCACCAGCCAGTTCGAGAACCACCTGCGCGCGGTCCTGGACCTGCCGCTGGGATCGCCGGCCGCGCGGGCGCCGTACACGGTGATGGTGAACGTGCTCGGCGGTGACGTCGCGGACATGCACCGCGGGCTGCTGCACTGCCTGGCCCGTGATCCCGGGCTGCGGGTGCACTTCTACGGCAAGTCGGTGAAGCCGGGCCGCAAGGTCGGCCACGTGACCGCCTACGGCGACGACCTCGAGCAGGTCCGCGAGCGCGCGCGGCACGCGGCGGCGTACCTGACCGGCACCATCGACGAGTAG
- a CDS encoding GtrA family protein produces MKIVTTLYRQVEHLVHEVAKFGLVGLLGMVVDLPIYNWLVFDNPLVVFGTHGDGMLHDKPVTAKFISVSIATVATYLGNRHWTWRHRERSGLHREYVLFFVLNGIGLLIAAACLGFSRYVLDLHTALADNISANVIGLGLGTLFRFWSYRKWVFRAEIELEEAEQQGKAPHSPAELDAESTGDLPAVR; encoded by the coding sequence TTGAAGATCGTCACCACGCTGTACCGCCAGGTCGAGCACCTGGTGCACGAAGTGGCCAAGTTCGGGCTGGTCGGTCTGCTCGGCATGGTCGTCGACCTGCCGATCTACAACTGGCTGGTGTTCGACAACCCGCTGGTGGTCTTCGGCACGCACGGTGACGGCATGCTGCACGACAAGCCGGTGACCGCGAAGTTCATCTCGGTGTCGATCGCGACGGTGGCGACGTACCTGGGCAACCGGCACTGGACCTGGCGGCACCGGGAGCGTTCCGGCCTGCACCGCGAGTACGTGCTGTTCTTCGTGCTGAACGGCATCGGCCTGCTGATCGCGGCCGCCTGCCTCGGTTTCTCGCGGTACGTGCTCGACCTGCACACCGCGCTGGCCGACAACATCTCGGCGAACGTGATCGGCCTGGGGCTGGGCACGCTGTTCCGGTTCTGGTCCTACCGCAAGTGGGTCTTCCGCGCGGAGATCGAGCTCGAGGAGGCCGAGCAGCAGGGCAAGGCCCCGCACTCCCCCGCCGAGCTGGACGCCGAGTCCACCGGCGACCTGCCGGCGGTGCGCTGA
- a CDS encoding acyl-CoA dehydrogenase family protein, with protein sequence MSNSFDLYALSEEHQAIREAVRDVCDAKVAPHAGDVDELAEFPKAAYDALKASDFHAPHIPEAYGGAGADALATVIVIEEVARACASSSLIPAVNKLGSLPLLLSASEQVKQRYLPPVAAGDAMFSYCLSEPEAGSDAASMKTRAVADGSQYVLNGVKRWITNAGVSDYYTVFAVTDPSARSKGISAFVVEKSDEGVSFGAPEKKLGIKGSPTREVYFDNVRIPADRMIGEPGTGFGTAMATLDHTRVTIAAQALGIAQGALDYALGYVKERKQFGKPIAEFQGLQFMLADMGMKIEAARQLTYAAAARSERNEPDLTYFGAAAKCFASDVAMAVTTDAVQLLGGYGYTHDYPVERMMRDAKITQIYEGTNQVQRIVMARQLLKGLG encoded by the coding sequence GTGAGTAACTCATTCGACCTGTACGCGCTGTCCGAGGAGCACCAGGCGATCCGGGAGGCGGTCCGCGACGTCTGCGACGCCAAGGTGGCCCCGCACGCCGGCGACGTCGACGAGCTGGCCGAGTTCCCGAAGGCGGCGTACGACGCGCTGAAGGCGTCGGACTTCCACGCCCCGCACATCCCGGAGGCCTACGGCGGCGCCGGGGCCGACGCGCTCGCCACGGTGATCGTGATCGAAGAGGTCGCCCGCGCCTGCGCGTCCAGCTCGCTGATCCCGGCGGTGAACAAGCTCGGCTCGCTGCCGCTGCTGCTGTCGGCCTCGGAGCAGGTCAAGCAGCGGTACCTGCCGCCGGTCGCCGCCGGTGACGCGATGTTCTCGTACTGCCTGTCGGAGCCCGAGGCCGGCTCGGACGCGGCGTCGATGAAGACCCGCGCGGTCGCCGACGGTTCGCAGTACGTGCTGAACGGCGTGAAGCGCTGGATCACCAACGCCGGCGTCAGCGACTACTACACGGTCTTCGCGGTGACCGACCCGTCGGCGCGCTCGAAGGGCATCAGCGCGTTCGTGGTGGAGAAGTCCGACGAGGGCGTCTCGTTCGGCGCGCCGGAGAAGAAGCTCGGCATCAAGGGCTCGCCGACCCGCGAGGTGTACTTCGACAACGTGCGCATCCCCGCCGACCGGATGATCGGCGAACCCGGCACCGGCTTCGGCACCGCGATGGCGACGCTCGACCACACCCGGGTGACGATCGCCGCGCAGGCCCTCGGCATCGCCCAGGGCGCGCTCGACTACGCGCTCGGCTACGTCAAGGAGCGCAAGCAGTTCGGCAAGCCGATCGCGGAGTTCCAGGGCCTGCAGTTCATGCTCGCCGACATGGGCATGAAGATCGAGGCCGCCCGCCAGCTCACCTACGCCGCCGCCGCCCGCTCCGAGCGCAACGAGCCCGACCTCACCTACTTCGGCGCCGCCGCCAAGTGCTTCGCCTCCGACGTCGCGATGGCCGTCACCACCGACGCCGTCCAACTCCTCGGCGGCTACGGCTACACCCACGACTACCCGGTCGAACGCATGATGCGCGACGCCAAGATCACCCAGATCTACGAGGGCACCAACCAGGTCCAGCGCATCGTGATGGCCCGCCAGCTGCTGAAGGGCCTGGGCTGA
- a CDS encoding serine hydrolase domain-containing protein: MDMTVADGSVLVDRSGTVVHRSHTGWADAASGAACTAMTPFQIASISKHFTAAAALWVIERGLASLSDPVARWLRPAEARWREVTMHQLLSHTGGVGHWEDYPDIDLYERPSVEMTRLILDRPPDRTPRGQFSYSSPGYVLLAHIVEEITAEPYRDFVQKRLFDPAGMVASFVGEPAPGLAVAVPQDGRTAVRSFELDVVARGAGDIWSTADDLVRWDSALRDGAVLTEKYRTLAFSRQADVPGSDNAYGYGWTLGAFGGRPARFHGGDNHAYRSLHVWWPEDDLRLVVLTNSQLTSHENIHALAHLVGRSGTARG; this comes from the coding sequence ATGGACATGACCGTGGCGGACGGAAGCGTCCTCGTCGATCGCTCGGGCACTGTGGTTCATCGATCGCACACGGGGTGGGCCGATGCCGCGTCCGGGGCCGCGTGCACCGCGATGACTCCGTTCCAGATCGCCTCGATCAGCAAGCACTTCACGGCTGCCGCCGCACTGTGGGTGATCGAGCGGGGCCTGGCCTCACTGAGCGACCCGGTGGCCCGTTGGTTGCGTCCGGCTGAGGCCCGCTGGCGGGAGGTCACGATGCATCAACTGCTCTCGCACACCGGAGGCGTCGGGCACTGGGAGGACTACCCGGACATCGATCTGTATGAGCGTCCGAGCGTCGAGATGACCCGACTGATCCTTGACCGGCCTCCCGACCGTACGCCGCGGGGGCAGTTCTCCTACTCCAGCCCTGGCTACGTGCTTCTCGCACACATCGTGGAGGAGATCACCGCAGAGCCGTACCGGGACTTCGTCCAGAAGCGGTTGTTCGATCCCGCGGGCATGGTCGCTTCGTTCGTCGGCGAACCGGCACCAGGACTGGCGGTGGCCGTTCCTCAGGACGGCAGGACGGCCGTGCGATCCTTCGAGCTCGATGTTGTCGCTCGGGGTGCAGGGGACATCTGGTCCACTGCGGACGACCTTGTGCGTTGGGACAGCGCGCTTCGAGACGGTGCGGTGCTGACGGAGAAGTACCGGACCCTGGCTTTCAGCAGGCAGGCAGATGTGCCCGGGAGCGACAACGCCTACGGCTATGGCTGGACACTCGGCGCGTTCGGTGGACGCCCAGCTCGGTTCCACGGCGGCGACAACCACGCTTACCGCAGCCTGCACGTCTGGTGGCCGGAGGACGATCTACGCCTTGTGGTGCTGACCAACAGTCAGTTGACCTCGCACGAGAACATCCACGCGTTGGCCCATCTCGTTGGCCGTTCGGGTACAGCGAGAGGGTGA
- a CDS encoding GAF and ANTAR domain-containing protein, with product MTSSDSAVPLDAGAFARLALELHDADGFDDTVEAVVQFALHAENCSYAGVALATTGGAVEIGAVTDPVVAAIYTAQIKAADGPVLTALRTGTTVYIADVTHETRWPHWQSAVTAEKIRSVLHVPMKAGDKVIGVLSLYTLHPDAFTADDEAVAHILARHASVAVATARQEETMARAVDARKLVGQAMGILMERFDLNGDQAFAVLRRYSQDTNTKLRDVAQELIDTRKLPSGK from the coding sequence GTGACCTCTTCTGATTCTGCTGTGCCGCTGGATGCCGGCGCCTTCGCCCGATTGGCGCTCGAGCTGCACGATGCCGACGGCTTCGATGACACTGTCGAGGCGGTGGTGCAGTTCGCACTGCACGCCGAGAACTGCTCCTACGCCGGCGTCGCGCTAGCAACGACCGGCGGCGCGGTCGAGATCGGCGCAGTCACCGATCCGGTCGTCGCAGCGATCTACACCGCACAGATCAAGGCCGCCGACGGGCCGGTGCTGACAGCACTGCGCACCGGGACCACCGTCTACATCGCCGACGTCACGCACGAGACCCGCTGGCCGCACTGGCAGAGCGCAGTCACCGCGGAGAAGATCCGCAGCGTGCTGCACGTGCCGATGAAGGCCGGCGACAAGGTCATCGGGGTGTTGTCGCTCTACACCCTCCACCCGGACGCGTTCACAGCCGACGACGAAGCGGTCGCGCACATCCTTGCCCGGCACGCCTCCGTCGCGGTCGCGACCGCACGGCAAGAAGAAACGATGGCCCGGGCAGTGGACGCGCGCAAACTCGTCGGGCAAGCAATGGGCATTCTGATGGAACGCTTCGACCTCAACGGCGACCAGGCCTTCGCGGTCCTGCGGCGCTACTCCCAAGACACCAACACCAAACTGCGCGACGTCGCCCAGGAGCTCATCGACACCCGGAAACTGCCCTCCGGGAAGTGA
- a CDS encoding UDP-glucose dehydrogenase family protein: MTEGTPTGSLRIAVIGTNYLGANTAAGMAEFGFDVIGVEIDEHRLKLLNDGKAPLYEPGLDPLLKKHVDSGRLRFTKDYREVADWADVYFICVGTPQQEGSDAADLGQVNSVVDMLAPLLTRPCLVVGRSTVPVGTSKLVEQRFHSESPAGIGVEIAWQPEFLREAHGVDDTLHPDRLVFGVQSAEAEATLRQVFAIPIAEGCPVVVCNLPTAELVKGGANAFLATKISFINALSEMADATGADVTQLADALGFDKRIGRGMLNAGPGYGGGCLPKDLRAFMARAGELGVEEVITLLREVDDINYRRRARVVDVTHELLGAEWVGRNVTVLGAAFKAGTDDVRDSPALDIAGRIQLHGATVTVYDPEAMDNARRVRPTLRYADSAVEACADAHLILHLTEWPEFRALDPVALKEIVATPVILDARLLLDAASWRAAGWKYRAPGKA; encoded by the coding sequence ATGACTGAAGGCACGCCCACCGGCTCGCTGCGGATCGCCGTCATCGGCACCAACTACCTCGGCGCCAACACCGCCGCGGGAATGGCCGAGTTCGGCTTCGACGTGATCGGCGTCGAGATCGACGAGCACCGGCTCAAGCTGCTCAACGACGGCAAGGCCCCGCTGTACGAGCCGGGCCTGGACCCGCTGCTGAAGAAGCACGTCGACTCCGGCCGGCTGCGCTTCACCAAGGACTACCGCGAGGTCGCCGACTGGGCCGACGTCTACTTCATCTGCGTCGGTACGCCGCAGCAGGAGGGCAGCGACGCCGCCGACCTGGGCCAGGTGAACTCGGTCGTCGACATGCTGGCGCCGCTGCTGACCCGCCCGTGCCTGGTGGTCGGACGGTCCACCGTCCCGGTCGGTACGTCGAAGCTGGTCGAGCAGCGGTTCCACAGCGAGTCCCCGGCCGGCATCGGCGTGGAGATCGCCTGGCAGCCGGAGTTCCTGCGCGAGGCGCACGGCGTCGACGACACGCTGCACCCGGACCGCCTGGTCTTCGGCGTCCAGTCCGCCGAGGCGGAGGCGACGCTGCGGCAGGTGTTCGCCATCCCGATCGCCGAGGGCTGCCCGGTCGTGGTCTGCAACCTGCCGACCGCCGAGCTGGTCAAGGGCGGCGCGAACGCCTTTCTGGCCACCAAGATCTCGTTCATCAACGCGCTGTCGGAGATGGCCGACGCGACCGGCGCCGACGTCACCCAGCTCGCCGACGCGCTCGGCTTCGACAAGCGGATCGGCCGCGGCATGCTGAACGCCGGCCCCGGGTACGGCGGTGGCTGCCTGCCGAAGGACCTGCGCGCCTTCATGGCCCGCGCGGGCGAGCTCGGCGTCGAGGAGGTGATCACGCTGCTGCGCGAGGTCGACGACATCAACTACCGGCGGCGGGCGCGCGTCGTCGACGTCACCCACGAGCTGCTCGGCGCCGAGTGGGTCGGGCGCAACGTGACCGTGCTCGGCGCGGCGTTCAAGGCCGGCACCGACGACGTCCGCGACTCGCCGGCGCTCGACATCGCCGGCCGGATCCAGCTGCACGGCGCCACCGTCACCGTCTACGACCCCGAGGCGATGGACAACGCGCGCCGCGTCCGTCCCACCCTGCGGTACGCCGACTCCGCGGTCGAGGCCTGCGCCGACGCCCACCTGATCCTGCACCTGACCGAGTGGCCGGAGTTCCGCGCGCTCGACCCGGTCGCGCTGAAGGAGATCGTGGCGACCCCGGTGATCCTGGACGCCCGCCTGCTGCTGGACGCCGCCAGCTGGCGCGCCGCCGGCTGGAAGTACCGCGCCCCCGGCAAGGCCTGA
- a CDS encoding MFS transporter, producing the protein MTPPAAPDTERIPVRYWIWLFGAAVSLLGDLAITFAIGWSASQYGGRVAGLVLLFAAAPRAALLLIGGAIGDRYGAPRVLLASCTAMFLLTATLVPVTIAVDEPVWLLLGLALVVGMIDAFFLPSSRSMPRLLVPPAQIPRAMASFQVTGMVFAVIGTAVGGVLVGWAGLTAAAGFDALTFAVMIAVMAVLSRSIDLPPKATTGMFRSIGDGVRMAFGRPLTRTLLISMTLAAGLLMPMDILLLPLLARDHGWDAGTAALLVAARSIGVGAIALRILMRGAFSRPGMVAAVGLLCASVGLLGLSMFEPLPLTLAAAVVSGAGVGLFTGHVLPLLMNSVEREYQSRLQSVVVLCQNLALVVMNPLLGSLADVDGIGITGVCLGISVASALIGVVALTRPVMRNAAVA; encoded by the coding sequence GTGACTCCGCCCGCAGCACCGGACACCGAGCGCATTCCGGTCCGCTACTGGATCTGGCTCTTCGGCGCCGCTGTGTCCCTGCTCGGCGACCTCGCGATCACCTTCGCCATCGGCTGGTCCGCCAGCCAGTACGGCGGCCGGGTGGCCGGGCTGGTGCTGCTGTTCGCGGCGGCGCCCCGGGCGGCCCTGCTGCTGATCGGCGGCGCGATCGGTGACCGCTACGGCGCCCCGCGGGTGCTGCTGGCCAGCTGTACGGCGATGTTCCTGCTCACCGCGACCCTGGTCCCGGTGACGATCGCGGTCGACGAGCCGGTCTGGCTGCTGCTCGGCCTGGCCCTGGTGGTCGGGATGATCGACGCCTTCTTCCTGCCGTCCTCCCGCTCGATGCCCCGGCTCCTGGTGCCGCCGGCGCAGATCCCGCGGGCGATGGCCAGCTTCCAGGTCACCGGGATGGTCTTCGCGGTGATCGGTACGGCGGTCGGCGGCGTACTGGTCGGCTGGGCCGGGCTGACCGCGGCCGCCGGGTTCGACGCGCTGACGTTCGCGGTGATGATCGCCGTGATGGCGGTGCTCAGCAGGTCGATCGACCTGCCGCCGAAAGCGACGACGGGCATGTTCCGCTCGATCGGCGACGGCGTGCGGATGGCGTTCGGGCGCCCGCTGACCCGGACGCTGCTGATCAGCATGACCCTGGCCGCGGGACTGCTGATGCCGATGGACATCCTGCTGCTGCCGTTGCTGGCCCGCGACCACGGGTGGGACGCGGGGACGGCGGCGCTGCTGGTCGCGGCCCGCAGCATCGGGGTCGGCGCGATCGCGCTGCGCATCCTGATGCGCGGCGCGTTCAGCAGGCCCGGCATGGTCGCCGCGGTCGGCCTGCTGTGCGCTTCCGTCGGGCTGCTTGGCTTGTCGATGTTCGAGCCCTTGCCGCTGACTCTCGCGGCGGCGGTGGTGAGCGGTGCCGGGGTCGGCCTGTTCACCGGCCACGTGCTGCCGCTGCTGATGAACTCGGTCGAGCGTGAGTACCAGTCGCGCCTGCAGTCGGTGGTCGTGCTCTGCCAGAACCTGGCCCTCGTGGTGATGAACCCGCTGCTCGGGTCGCTGGCCGATGTCGACGGCATCGGGATCACCGGCGTCTGTCTGGGCATCAGCGTGGCCTCGGCGCTGATCGGCGTGGTGGCGCTGACCCGTCCGGTGATGCGGAACGCCGCGGTCGCCTGA